A single region of the Pieris rapae chromosome 19, ilPieRapa1.1, whole genome shotgun sequence genome encodes:
- the LOC111001168 gene encoding uncharacterized protein LOC111001168, which yields MLGFLLSLAVLHQVQCRPADQAVSAGSDKLHLFVANTSSSSDYHLGPILSEIENIEDEINADMQALMPFLNFMFDTDSVSDDKDSSCDDQMILQLVPDHNPTIYNPELQDNPLDVPEESLLENKPEAAESYEAGESENPTAEAKPEIVSTNDEEPESAVEKLNPAESGAVGPVVEQL from the exons ATGTTGGGTTTTTTATTGAGTTTGGCAGTCTTGCACCAA gTACAATGCAGACCGGCTGATCAGGCGGTAAGCGCTGGTTCAGATAAGTTACATTTGTTCGTTGCAAATACTTCATCATCGAGTGATTACCACTTGGGACCGATTTTATCGGAAATTGAAAACATTGAAGACGAAATAAATGCAGACATGCAAGCACTGatgccttttttaaattttatg ttcgATACGGACAGCGTCAGTGATGACAAAGACAGTAGTTGTGACGATCAAATGATTCTACAACTAGTTCCAGACCACAATCCAACAATTTACAATCCGGAATTACAAGATAATCCTCTAGATGTTCCAGAGGAAAGTTTACTTGAAAACAAACCTGAAGCTGCCGAAAGCTATGAAGCAGGAGAATCCGAAAATCCTACGGCTGAAGCAAAACCAGAGATAGTCAGTACAAATGATGAAGAACCGGAATCGGCAGTTGAAAAATTAAACCCAGCAGAAAGTGGTGCAGTCGGGCCAGTTGTAGAACAACTGTAA
- the LOC123689993 gene encoding uncharacterized protein LOC123689993 — translation MNKSIVIFMAVCLISVHAFVKRDTENANQLDTLSKQVKDFAESVNKQLGEAFNPENIKKNFNDAIDNIKKAVDNIGAKEPAKES, via the exons ATGAACAAGTCAATTGTCATCTTTATGGCGGTTTGCCTAATCAgt GTCCACGCTTTTGTGAAACGTGATACAGAAAATGCAAATCAATTAGACACCTTATCAAAACAAGTAAAGGATTTCGCTGAAAGCGTTAATAAACAATTGGGCGAAGCTTTTAACcctgaaaatataaagaaaaattttaatgatgcaattgataacattaaaaaagct GTTGATAATATTGGAGCAAAAGAACCAGCCAAGGAATCATAA
- the LOC123689101 gene encoding protein PELPK1-like, which yields MIHIRRKPINMRASTIIILAVCLFSVAFANSKDTESENSVGENMKVSMKSATGESAKPKSSMDSKKPKMPKKPKMPKKPKMPKKPKMPKKPKLPKLPDLPKLPDAPKLPKIPKMPKV from the exons ATGATTCACATTCGAAGAAAACCAATAAACATGAGGGCTTCTACCATCATCATTTTGGCTGTTTGCCTCTTCAGT GTTGCTTTCGCAAATAGCAAGGACACAGAATCTGAAAACAGTGTTGGCGAGAACATGAAAGTATCG atgaAGTCTGCTACTGGTGAAAGCGCAAAACCCAAGAGCTCCATGGATTCCAAGAAACCCAAGATGCCCAAGAAACCCAAGATGCCCAAGAAACCCAAGATGCCCAAGAAACCCAAGATGCCCAAGAAACCCAAGTTGCCCAAACTTCCTGACCTACCCAAATTGCCTGATGCTCCTAAACTACCCAAGATCCCTAAAATGCCCAAGGTATAA
- the LOC111001167 gene encoding uncharacterized protein LOC111001167, with product MNYIRLRKHENICILILGSKMDTRICLLFSVLIIANVNAFAKRDVVAEAEKAEEASNAETSYGIIERVKYCYGETLSNTVNIVKKEHLQPLLSFFEHSWNKIRRYESEGPKYERYSNDKTPITWDIFQHDMKEFRNCVRQTLTEIVDDVTETKLQPLFHNVEEHLGKLTRVVDVLTTTRDRKPQD from the exons ATGAACTACATAAGGCTGCGAAAACAcgaaaatatttgcattttaatattaggcAGCAAAATGGATACTAGGATTTGTTTATTGTTCAGTGTTTTGATCATTGCGAAT GTAAATGCATTCGCAAAGCGAGATGTGGTCGCTGAGGCAGAAAAGGCGGAAGAGGCGTCAAACGCAGAAACCTCGTACGGCATTATTGAGAGAGTCAAGTACTGCTACGGCGAAACTCTGTCAAATACTGTCAATATTGTCAAAAAGGAGCATTTGCAGCCTTTACTTAGCTTCTTCGAACACTCGTGGAACAAAATTCGAAGATATGAG tccGAAGGTCCAAAATATGAGCGTTATAGCAATGACAAGACCCCAATCACATGGGACATCTTCCAGCATGACATGAAGGAATTTAGAAATTGTGTTCGTCAAACCTTGACCGAGATAGTGGATGACGTTACAGAGACCAAACTGCAGCCACTGTTCCATAATGTTGAAGAACATTTGGGAAAACTTACTAGAGTG gtTGATGTACTGACTACAACTAGGGACAGAAAACCACAGGATTAA